A window of Bos taurus isolate L1 Dominette 01449 registration number 42190680 breed Hereford chromosome 19, ARS-UCD2.0, whole genome shotgun sequence contains these coding sequences:
- the AATK gene encoding serine/threonine-protein kinase LMTK1 isoform X3, with product MLACLCCKKGGIGFKEFENAEGEEYAADFSAQGSPATAAQNGPDVYVLPLTEVSLPMAKQPGRSVQLLKSTDLGRHSLLYLEEIGHGWFGKVFLGEVNSGISSTQVVVKELKASASVQEQMQFLEEAQPYRALQHSNLLQCLAQCAEVTPYLLVMEFCPMGDLKGYLRSCRVAEAMAPDPLTLQRMACEVACGVLHLHRNNFVHSDLALRNCLLTADLTVKIGDYGLSHGKYREDYFVTADQLWVPLRWIAPELVDEVHCNLLVVDQTKASNVWSLGVTIWELFELGAQPYPHHSDRQVLAYAVREQQLKLPKPQLQLTLSDRWYEVMQFCWLQPEQRPTAEEVHLLLSYLCAKGATEAEEEFERRWRSLRPGGGSAGAGLGVAGLALGGTGELLATSSFPLLEQFAGDGFHAEGDDVLTVTETSHGLNFEYKWEAGRGAEAFPPPEGALSPGRDARLQELCVPDGAPPGVVPVLSAHSPSVGSEYFIRLEDPAPAADHDPDCTGCAPSTLAAALRPDGSDHDDDSDGSTAASLVMEPLLGHAPPADGPWGHCDYYPCKSRARDLSCASRSPSPETPMLAEPGAEDIDWGVGAFCPAFFEDPLGTSPSRSSGDRLSPGGEELGEAEASRAAQYRHWSSNVSANNNSGSRAPESWVSGLSGYTDCCPGMKQTLWPVPELGHPLTPEDPRESLLGPKGASLGQELGHCLGLSHLYPAEGLTPAPCLVASPWTEAAISGGDSPQAEPRLAEEAEGSAGLQLPLPSIPSPSQEGAPLPAEEASTPPTLPASPTPTGSQAPATEPAQTRDSGSSSPELEAPRSEDEDTTEATSGVFTDLSSDGPQAEKLDVTPAFRSLQKQVGTPDSLDSLDIPSSASDGGCEVFSPSAVSTPGGQLRALDSGYDTENYESPEFILKESHEPCEPEAFGELASEGESPGPETRLSASLGGLSEKNPYRDSAYFSDLDTEPEPPVGPKEKHGGVPVPRPEPDLDSPKSPRLQSAQPSPELGVPGEAQGTGPRQVPPLPLSLSLPEDSSPEPSACPTDPGREPPWPQDPAQVPPMPSPVSSKIFLLTPVRPSSESHRPELQETLGLLSGSNLQERTGGPGASRTPLCLALPGLPVAPEGRPEEEEEDSEDSDESDEELRCYSIQEPSEESEEEVPPVPVVVAESQSARNLRSLLKMPSLLSEAFCEDLERKKKAVSFFDDVTVYLFDQESPTRELGEPFPGAKESPPTFPVGSPGSPSASCRPRRADPSPEGPATEQDGEFEWNDGLMLSSAQEPASRIPAETPKSVAPSPFSRFTVSPAPASRFSITHVSDSDSGSVGGPTAGAGGSCKEA from the exons TGCAGCTGCTCAAGTCCACAGACCTGGGGCGGCACAGCCTTCTGTACCTGGAGGAGATTGGACACGGCTGGTTCGGGAAG GTATTCCTGGGGGAGGTGAACTCGGGCATCAGCAGCACCCAGGTGGTGGTAAAGGAGCTGAAGGCGAGCGCCAGTGTGCAAGAGCAGATGCAGTTCCTGGAGGAGGCGCAGCCCTACAG GGCCCTGCAGcacagcaacctgctccagtgccTGGCCCAGTGTGCTGAGGTGACGCCCTACCTGCTGGTGATGGAGTTCTGCCCAATG GGGGACCTCAAGGGCTACCTGCGGAGCTGTCGGGTGGCCGAGGCCATGGCGCCCGACCCCCTGACCCTGCAGCGCATGGCCTGCGAGGTGGCCTGTGGCGTCCTGCATCTGCATCGCAACAACTTCGTGCACAG TGACCTGGCTTTGAGAAACTGTCTGCTCACGGCTGATCTGACGGTCAAGATCGGCGACTACGGCCTGTCTCACGGCAAATACAGG GAGGACTACTTCGTGACGGCTGACCAGCTCTGGGTGCCGCTGCGCTGGATCGCACCTGAGCTGGTGGACGAGGTGCATTGCAATCTGCTGGTGGTGGACCAGACCAAGGCCAGCAACGTGTG GTCCCTGGGCGTGACCATCTGGGAACTCTTCGAACTGGGAGCGCAGCCCTACCCCCACCACTCGGACCGGCAGGTGCTGGCCTATGCTGTCCGAGAACAGCAGCTTAAGCTGCCCAAGCCTCAGCTGCAGCTGACTCTCTCCGACCGCTG GTACGAGGTGATGCAATTCTGCTGGCTGCAGCCTGAGCAGCGGCCAACGGCCGAGGAGGTGCACTTGCTGCTGTCCTATCTGTGCGCCAAGGGCGCCACCGAGGCAGAGGAGGAATTCGAGCGGCGCTGGCGCTCACTGCGGCCCGGTGGGGGCAGCGCGGGTGCCGGGCTAGGGGTGGCAGGCCTGGCCCTGGGGGGCACGGGTGAGCTGCTCGCCACCTCCTCCTTCCCGCTGCTGGAGCAGTTCGCTGGCGACGGCTTCCACGCGGAGGGCGACGACGTGCTGACAGTGACTGAGACCAGCCATGGCCTCAACTTTGAGTACAAGTGGGAAGCGGGCCGCGGCGCCGAGGCCTTTCCGCCACCAGAGGGCGCCCTGAGCCCGGGCCGAGACGCGCGCCTGCAGGAGCTCTGTGTCCCGGATGGCGCGCCCCCGGGCGTGGTGCCTGTGCTCAGCGCTCACAGCCCCTCGGTGGGCAGTGAGTACTTCATCCGCCTGGAAGACCCTGCGCCTGCCGCGGACCATGACCCCGACTGCACTGGCTGTGCCCCCAGCACGCTTGCCGCCGCGCTGCGCCCCGATGGTAGTGACCACGATGATGACTCTGACGGGAGCACGGCCGCGTCGCTGGTCATGGAGCCGCTGCTCGGCCACGCGCCGCCCGCGGATGGCCCCTGGGGCCACTGTGACTACTACCCATGCAAGAGCCGCGCCCGTGACCTGTCCTGCGCCTCCCGCTCACCCTCACCGGAGACACCGATGCTGGCGGAGCCTGGAGCCGAGGATATCGACTGGGGTGTGGGGGCCTTCTGCCCCGCGTTCTTTGAGGACCCACTGGGCACATCCCCCTCGCGGAGCTCTGGGGACCGACTATCTCCAGgtggggaggagctgggggaggctGAGGCGTCCAGAGCCGCCCAGTATAGACACTGGAGCTCCAACGTTTCTGCCAACAACAACAGCGGCAGTCGAGCACCGGAATCCTGGGTCTCAGGCCTCTCAGGCTACACGGACTGCTGCCCTGGTATGAAGCAGACTTTGTGGCCCGTCCCTGAGCTGGGCCATCCTCTGACCCCAGAGGATCCCAGAGAGTCTCTCCTTGGGCCAAAGGGGGCCTCCTTGGGTCAGGAGCTGGGCCACTGCCTTGGCCTCTCCCATCTGTATCCTGCTGAGGGCCTGACACCTGCCCCCTGCCTGGTTGCCTCTCCCTGGACAGAGGCAGCCATAAGTGGGGGTGACAGCCCCCAGGCAGAGCCCAGGCTTGCAGAGGAGGCTGAGGGCTCTGCTGGACTCCAACTGCCCCTTCCCTCCATCCCATCCCCATCCCAAGAGGGAGCCCCACTTCCTGCTGAGGAGGCCAGCACCCCGCCCACCCTGCCTGCTTCACCCACGCCCACTGGAAGCCAGGCACCTGCCACCGAGCCAGCCCAGACCCGTGACAGCGGCAGCAGCTCCCCTGAGCTGGAGGCTCCAAGGAGTGAAGATGAGGACACGACCGAGGCCACTTCTGGTGTCTTCACTGACTTGTCCAGCGACGGCCCACAGGCTGAGAAACTAGACGTGACACCAGCTTTCCGCTCCCTGCAGAAGCAGGTGGGGACCCCCGACTCCTTGGACTCCCTGGACATCCCGTCCTCGGCCAGTGATGGTGGCTGTGAGGTCTTCAGCCCATCAGCTGTCAGCACCCCTGGTGGGCAGCTCCGAGCCCTGGACAGCGGCTATGACACGGAGAACTACGAGTCCCCTGAGTTCATACTCAAGGAGTCACATGAGCCCTGTGAGCCCGAGGCCTTTGGGGAGCTGGCCTCAGAGGGTGAGAGCCCGGGGCCCGAGACTCGGCTCTCTGCCTCCCTAGGTGGCCTCAGCGAGAAGAATCCCTACCGTGACTCCGCCTACTTCTCAGACCTGGACACGGAGCCAGAGCCCCCCGTGGGCCCCAAGGAGAAGCATGGAGGTGTCCCGGTCCCCAGGCCAGAGCCTGATCTGGACAGCCCGAAGAGCCCCAGGCTGCAGTCTGCACAGCCCTCCCCTGAGCTGGGGGTGCCCGGGGAGGCACAGGGCACTGGACCCAGGCAGGTGCCACCACTGCCGCTGTCACTGTCACTGCCTGAGGACTCTTCCCCAGAGCCAAGCGCCTGCCCCACAGACCCTGGGCGGGAGCCTCCCTGGCCCCAAGACCCAGCCCAGGTGCCGCCCATGCCCAGCCCCGTGAGTTCTAAGATTTTCTTGCTGACTCCAGTCCGGCCAAGCTCAGAAAGCCACCGCCCGGAGctccaggagaccctgggtctGCTGTCAGGGTCAAACCTGCAGGAACGGACCGGGGGCCCAGGTGCCTCCAGAACCCCGCTCTGCCTGGCCCTGCCTGGACTCCCTGTGGCCCCAGAGGGGCGgcctgaggaggaagaggaggacagCGAGGACAGTGACGAGTCGGATGAAGAGCTCCGCTGCTACAGCATCCAGGAGCCGAGTGAGGAGAGCGAGGAGGAGGTGCCGCCCGTCCCAGTGGTGGTGGCGGAGAGCCAGAGCGCGCGCAACTTGCGCAGCCTGCTTAAGATGCCGAGCCTGCTGTCCGAGGCCTTCTGCGAGGACCTGGAGCGCAAGAAGAAAGCTGTGTCCTTCTTCGACGACGTCACTGTCTACCTCTTTGACCAG GAAAGCCCCACCCGAGAGCTCGGGGAGCCCTTCCCTGGTGCCAAGGAGTCACCCCCCACGTTCCCAGTGGGCAGCCCAGGCTCCCCCAGTGCCTCCTGCCGGCCACGGCGGGCTGACCCCTCCCCCGAAGGCCCTGCGACTGAACAGG ACGGAGAGTTCGAGTGGAATGATGGCCTCATGCTGTCGTCGGCCCAAGAGCCGGCCTCGCGCATCCCCGCCGAGACTCCCAAGTCCGTCGCGCCCAGCCCCTTCTCGCGCTTCACCGTCTCACCAGCGCCTGCGTCCCGCTTTTCCATCACGCACGTCTCCGACTCGGACTCCGGGTCCGTGGGAG GTCCTACAGCAGGTGCTGGGGGCAGCTGTAAAGAGGCTTGA
- the AATK gene encoding serine/threonine-protein kinase LMTK1 isoform X1, whose protein sequence is MSSSFFNPSFAFSSHFDPDGAPLSEFSWSSSLSVVAVSFSGLFTVIALMLACLCCKKGGIGFKEFENAEGEEYAADFSAQGSPATAAQNGPDVYVLPLTEVSLPMAKQPGRSVQLLKSTDLGRHSLLYLEEIGHGWFGKVFLGEVNSGISSTQVVVKELKASASVQEQMQFLEEAQPYRALQHSNLLQCLAQCAEVTPYLLVMEFCPMGDLKGYLRSCRVAEAMAPDPLTLQRMACEVACGVLHLHRNNFVHSDLALRNCLLTADLTVKIGDYGLSHGKYREDYFVTADQLWVPLRWIAPELVDEVHCNLLVVDQTKASNVWSLGVTIWELFELGAQPYPHHSDRQVLAYAVREQQLKLPKPQLQLTLSDRWYEVMQFCWLQPEQRPTAEEVHLLLSYLCAKGATEAEEEFERRWRSLRPGGGSAGAGLGVAGLALGGTGELLATSSFPLLEQFAGDGFHAEGDDVLTVTETSHGLNFEYKWEAGRGAEAFPPPEGALSPGRDARLQELCVPDGAPPGVVPVLSAHSPSVGSEYFIRLEDPAPAADHDPDCTGCAPSTLAAALRPDGSDHDDDSDGSTAASLVMEPLLGHAPPADGPWGHCDYYPCKSRARDLSCASRSPSPETPMLAEPGAEDIDWGVGAFCPAFFEDPLGTSPSRSSGDRLSPGGEELGEAEASRAAQYRHWSSNVSANNNSGSRAPESWVSGLSGYTDCCPGMKQTLWPVPELGHPLTPEDPRESLLGPKGASLGQELGHCLGLSHLYPAEGLTPAPCLVASPWTEAAISGGDSPQAEPRLAEEAEGSAGLQLPLPSIPSPSQEGAPLPAEEASTPPTLPASPTPTGSQAPATEPAQTRDSGSSSPELEAPRSEDEDTTEATSGVFTDLSSDGPQAEKLDVTPAFRSLQKQVGTPDSLDSLDIPSSASDGGCEVFSPSAVSTPGGQLRALDSGYDTENYESPEFILKESHEPCEPEAFGELASEGESPGPETRLSASLGGLSEKNPYRDSAYFSDLDTEPEPPVGPKEKHGGVPVPRPEPDLDSPKSPRLQSAQPSPELGVPGEAQGTGPRQVPPLPLSLSLPEDSSPEPSACPTDPGREPPWPQDPAQVPPMPSPVSSKIFLLTPVRPSSESHRPELQETLGLLSGSNLQERTGGPGASRTPLCLALPGLPVAPEGRPEEEEEDSEDSDESDEELRCYSIQEPSEESEEEVPPVPVVVAESQSARNLRSLLKMPSLLSEAFCEDLERKKKAVSFFDDVTVYLFDQESPTRELGEPFPGAKESPPTFPVGSPGSPSASCRPRRADPSPEGPATEQDGEFEWNDGLMLSSAQEPASRIPAETPKSVAPSPFSRFTVSPAPASRFSITHVSDSDSGSVGGPTAGAGGSCKEA, encoded by the exons TGCAGCTGCTCAAGTCCACAGACCTGGGGCGGCACAGCCTTCTGTACCTGGAGGAGATTGGACACGGCTGGTTCGGGAAG GTATTCCTGGGGGAGGTGAACTCGGGCATCAGCAGCACCCAGGTGGTGGTAAAGGAGCTGAAGGCGAGCGCCAGTGTGCAAGAGCAGATGCAGTTCCTGGAGGAGGCGCAGCCCTACAG GGCCCTGCAGcacagcaacctgctccagtgccTGGCCCAGTGTGCTGAGGTGACGCCCTACCTGCTGGTGATGGAGTTCTGCCCAATG GGGGACCTCAAGGGCTACCTGCGGAGCTGTCGGGTGGCCGAGGCCATGGCGCCCGACCCCCTGACCCTGCAGCGCATGGCCTGCGAGGTGGCCTGTGGCGTCCTGCATCTGCATCGCAACAACTTCGTGCACAG TGACCTGGCTTTGAGAAACTGTCTGCTCACGGCTGATCTGACGGTCAAGATCGGCGACTACGGCCTGTCTCACGGCAAATACAGG GAGGACTACTTCGTGACGGCTGACCAGCTCTGGGTGCCGCTGCGCTGGATCGCACCTGAGCTGGTGGACGAGGTGCATTGCAATCTGCTGGTGGTGGACCAGACCAAGGCCAGCAACGTGTG GTCCCTGGGCGTGACCATCTGGGAACTCTTCGAACTGGGAGCGCAGCCCTACCCCCACCACTCGGACCGGCAGGTGCTGGCCTATGCTGTCCGAGAACAGCAGCTTAAGCTGCCCAAGCCTCAGCTGCAGCTGACTCTCTCCGACCGCTG GTACGAGGTGATGCAATTCTGCTGGCTGCAGCCTGAGCAGCGGCCAACGGCCGAGGAGGTGCACTTGCTGCTGTCCTATCTGTGCGCCAAGGGCGCCACCGAGGCAGAGGAGGAATTCGAGCGGCGCTGGCGCTCACTGCGGCCCGGTGGGGGCAGCGCGGGTGCCGGGCTAGGGGTGGCAGGCCTGGCCCTGGGGGGCACGGGTGAGCTGCTCGCCACCTCCTCCTTCCCGCTGCTGGAGCAGTTCGCTGGCGACGGCTTCCACGCGGAGGGCGACGACGTGCTGACAGTGACTGAGACCAGCCATGGCCTCAACTTTGAGTACAAGTGGGAAGCGGGCCGCGGCGCCGAGGCCTTTCCGCCACCAGAGGGCGCCCTGAGCCCGGGCCGAGACGCGCGCCTGCAGGAGCTCTGTGTCCCGGATGGCGCGCCCCCGGGCGTGGTGCCTGTGCTCAGCGCTCACAGCCCCTCGGTGGGCAGTGAGTACTTCATCCGCCTGGAAGACCCTGCGCCTGCCGCGGACCATGACCCCGACTGCACTGGCTGTGCCCCCAGCACGCTTGCCGCCGCGCTGCGCCCCGATGGTAGTGACCACGATGATGACTCTGACGGGAGCACGGCCGCGTCGCTGGTCATGGAGCCGCTGCTCGGCCACGCGCCGCCCGCGGATGGCCCCTGGGGCCACTGTGACTACTACCCATGCAAGAGCCGCGCCCGTGACCTGTCCTGCGCCTCCCGCTCACCCTCACCGGAGACACCGATGCTGGCGGAGCCTGGAGCCGAGGATATCGACTGGGGTGTGGGGGCCTTCTGCCCCGCGTTCTTTGAGGACCCACTGGGCACATCCCCCTCGCGGAGCTCTGGGGACCGACTATCTCCAGgtggggaggagctgggggaggctGAGGCGTCCAGAGCCGCCCAGTATAGACACTGGAGCTCCAACGTTTCTGCCAACAACAACAGCGGCAGTCGAGCACCGGAATCCTGGGTCTCAGGCCTCTCAGGCTACACGGACTGCTGCCCTGGTATGAAGCAGACTTTGTGGCCCGTCCCTGAGCTGGGCCATCCTCTGACCCCAGAGGATCCCAGAGAGTCTCTCCTTGGGCCAAAGGGGGCCTCCTTGGGTCAGGAGCTGGGCCACTGCCTTGGCCTCTCCCATCTGTATCCTGCTGAGGGCCTGACACCTGCCCCCTGCCTGGTTGCCTCTCCCTGGACAGAGGCAGCCATAAGTGGGGGTGACAGCCCCCAGGCAGAGCCCAGGCTTGCAGAGGAGGCTGAGGGCTCTGCTGGACTCCAACTGCCCCTTCCCTCCATCCCATCCCCATCCCAAGAGGGAGCCCCACTTCCTGCTGAGGAGGCCAGCACCCCGCCCACCCTGCCTGCTTCACCCACGCCCACTGGAAGCCAGGCACCTGCCACCGAGCCAGCCCAGACCCGTGACAGCGGCAGCAGCTCCCCTGAGCTGGAGGCTCCAAGGAGTGAAGATGAGGACACGACCGAGGCCACTTCTGGTGTCTTCACTGACTTGTCCAGCGACGGCCCACAGGCTGAGAAACTAGACGTGACACCAGCTTTCCGCTCCCTGCAGAAGCAGGTGGGGACCCCCGACTCCTTGGACTCCCTGGACATCCCGTCCTCGGCCAGTGATGGTGGCTGTGAGGTCTTCAGCCCATCAGCTGTCAGCACCCCTGGTGGGCAGCTCCGAGCCCTGGACAGCGGCTATGACACGGAGAACTACGAGTCCCCTGAGTTCATACTCAAGGAGTCACATGAGCCCTGTGAGCCCGAGGCCTTTGGGGAGCTGGCCTCAGAGGGTGAGAGCCCGGGGCCCGAGACTCGGCTCTCTGCCTCCCTAGGTGGCCTCAGCGAGAAGAATCCCTACCGTGACTCCGCCTACTTCTCAGACCTGGACACGGAGCCAGAGCCCCCCGTGGGCCCCAAGGAGAAGCATGGAGGTGTCCCGGTCCCCAGGCCAGAGCCTGATCTGGACAGCCCGAAGAGCCCCAGGCTGCAGTCTGCACAGCCCTCCCCTGAGCTGGGGGTGCCCGGGGAGGCACAGGGCACTGGACCCAGGCAGGTGCCACCACTGCCGCTGTCACTGTCACTGCCTGAGGACTCTTCCCCAGAGCCAAGCGCCTGCCCCACAGACCCTGGGCGGGAGCCTCCCTGGCCCCAAGACCCAGCCCAGGTGCCGCCCATGCCCAGCCCCGTGAGTTCTAAGATTTTCTTGCTGACTCCAGTCCGGCCAAGCTCAGAAAGCCACCGCCCGGAGctccaggagaccctgggtctGCTGTCAGGGTCAAACCTGCAGGAACGGACCGGGGGCCCAGGTGCCTCCAGAACCCCGCTCTGCCTGGCCCTGCCTGGACTCCCTGTGGCCCCAGAGGGGCGgcctgaggaggaagaggaggacagCGAGGACAGTGACGAGTCGGATGAAGAGCTCCGCTGCTACAGCATCCAGGAGCCGAGTGAGGAGAGCGAGGAGGAGGTGCCGCCCGTCCCAGTGGTGGTGGCGGAGAGCCAGAGCGCGCGCAACTTGCGCAGCCTGCTTAAGATGCCGAGCCTGCTGTCCGAGGCCTTCTGCGAGGACCTGGAGCGCAAGAAGAAAGCTGTGTCCTTCTTCGACGACGTCACTGTCTACCTCTTTGACCAG GAAAGCCCCACCCGAGAGCTCGGGGAGCCCTTCCCTGGTGCCAAGGAGTCACCCCCCACGTTCCCAGTGGGCAGCCCAGGCTCCCCCAGTGCCTCCTGCCGGCCACGGCGGGCTGACCCCTCCCCCGAAGGCCCTGCGACTGAACAGG ACGGAGAGTTCGAGTGGAATGATGGCCTCATGCTGTCGTCGGCCCAAGAGCCGGCCTCGCGCATCCCCGCCGAGACTCCCAAGTCCGTCGCGCCCAGCCCCTTCTCGCGCTTCACCGTCTCACCAGCGCCTGCGTCCCGCTTTTCCATCACGCACGTCTCCGACTCGGACTCCGGGTCCGTGGGAG GTCCTACAGCAGGTGCTGGGGGCAGCTGTAAAGAGGCTTGA